In Lathyrus oleraceus cultivar Zhongwan6 chromosome 2, CAAS_Psat_ZW6_1.0, whole genome shotgun sequence, the DNA window ATTTGCCAACATATAACCACGAAATTAAAGGTACACTTACATTTTTTTAATCGGTGTCATCTTGTTTAAAATTACGGAGAGGTCTATATTTCTCACTTCTTTCACGTGTCATTGTCACAAATGCACCTCTCATATTCGAACCATTTTATTCCGAATTACCACACCAAATCACAATTTGGAGGCCTCTATACGATTCTATTGAAGCATGTGATCACAAAATTCAAACTTTTGCTTATTTTTAAATTGATTGTCAACATCTACCTCCTTCACAACAACATCTTTAACATCCGGAGACACATGTTTGGAAAAAACATCGGGGTACACTATATCTAATGAAAACAGTTACaataaaaaaaatctcaaaaactAATAATACCGTAAATAGAGCTGGAAAAATGAGAACAGACAGGCTTCGATTATGCATCACTAAGGGATTCATACGGAAACTGAAGTTGCATATTCGGATTAAACAAATACTTTCCAGCCTAAAATGAAGTTTAATGTGAGCAACGGGGCTTGAAATAAATGATGTTTACCTGAAATTTCAACTTCTTTTACTCCCTTTTATGTGATGAAATACAAGAATGAAGATTTAGTGAAAATGTTGATTGAGAATGGAAGGATTTTTGAAAAGGATTTGGAGTGGAAAACAAGTATGAGTCGGTGATCATGCAGGTGAGTGTTTTATCAACTTATTCCGGATATGCATCTACAGAAATATCTGACATACAAAGGTGATGGATATTTCAAAATTCCGTCTCAAACCTCCATAGATACATCTCCTCCATAGATACATCTCCGGAATATCCACTGAACTGCTCAAATATAATATATTTGTTGGATGCATCTCCAAAATAAATTTGTTTTATTATACTCATTTGATACATCATAATTTTCGTTTGTTTTACTCTAAAATAACACTCATTTGATCCATCATAAGATGATGCAATCCAAAGATACATCTCCAAAGAATGGGATAAGAAATTCCCAAGAATACACGATAGATGTGGGACTTTTTTTTAAGTTAAAAATTGAAGCAACAATGAATTACCTTTTCAAGAGACtaaaatgatgaatttttttaattaaaatattaatcAAATCTTAGTTTAAACAAGGTAGACGTATTTATATGTTTCATTAAAAAAATACTTCTCATTAGAGAAATTattaaaaattagaaaataaacGATTTTACTTAACTTTATTTATTTTGTCCTATTACCCCTTCATTCACATTTTAGTGGAATTTTATACATACTTTGTCATCTATATAAATAAAGATAAAGTGAATACATGCTTAGTTACTCAAAAagtttttttctttctttataTTATATTTAACGTTTGGAGAATAATAACCTAAAAGAACAACTAGTTGATTGGATTTGAATTATATATACGTTTACAGAATATTAGTTTAAGAGTCGGTAAATGTTGTATTCAGTAAGGGACAGAGAACAAACAACTTATGAAATATGCCATAAAACACAGAAACTTGTTTTTCtaaaattaataaattgatgaaaaaacaaaataaaaccaCAAGGGTTTTCTGCACAATCAGCCTCAACAATGGAATAATTCTATGGAATGTTGCCTTGACTAAACACTTACTAAAGACTAGTATTAGTATCTCACCCTAAATCAGTTACTGAACAAACTACACTCATCACCCAATAATCTCTGAAATCAGGAATCTCTATTGCAAACTCAGTCCCAACATGAAATATTGGGAAGAGTGCATAATGTTACTATATATTAAAGAGGAGAATGTTGCATCTGTTTGAACCACTGCACCTGCAACTAAAGTATAAATGCCCTCCCTGCTATTTACTCTACCATGTTGATTCTTGCCTATTAACTACGAGTCCACCATTTCATCTTGCAACTCAATTGGGGCGATAAGCCCTGGAATAGAAAGCATTCTTTGCCGTTCTCTCTCTCTCTGAGCTGCGGCCTCTTCAGCATAAAGATCTTTGTTATCCTGCCATGTAGAGAGAACAGGTTAAAGATCTTTGTTATTCCAATATAATTAACAAGGCAATTATATAAGCAAGCCAAAGTAACCAGAGTTATTGTCAGGAGTTTTAATACATGTTACTtcctcttctttttttttttaatgttgCTTCCTTAAATGGTCAAAGGATGTAAAAAAACACCACTAGAAAAAAGCATTACCTGAGCTGAAAACTCTTTTGACTGTATAAGAAAATCCCTTATGTGAGTTTTGAATGTGGAGAGATCATTTGTGGACTTAAAGAGTCCATTAACAAATTGGGTAACCTGCAAAAATTCTTGAAATTAGTCATCTTCAGGCAAAGGGGTTAAATTTTCGCTGTTTCTGCCCAATTACCTCTGCATTAGTCATGTTGGGAAATGATGTGCTTAAAAGTTTTATCGTGAACTCGCGTACAAAGTCAGCATTACTTGGGTATGGATATGGATTCGTAGCAGCATCCCATAGAGGCTCAGTCAGGGCACCCGATTCAGCCTGAAATGCACCAAACTCGTAATTAAATATTTTCGCACTAGTAAAAGAAATTAAAAGCAGGATTTAGACAGTACCAGACAAAACAAATGTTGAAGCACCAAGACATGCAATTTGAACCCAGGCTTATGAAAAGTGTCTGTCAAGACAGCAAATATCTCTTGTTCGATTGTCAAAAAATATGTCCGATAAAACTGATTGCAGAACTCCGAAGCCTGTTTTTCATACACAAATAGACATTTCAACAGGCATCCCAAAagatataaaaataaataatatattaagAATAAATGAGAGAAGTAGAATCAAGGAGAGGACGAGAAATCTTCCAAAGCAGGAAAAGCCACATACAAATAAAAAACAAGATAAATGTGAATTTAAAAATAACTTTTGAAAGTTAAGAGGGAAAGTTCTTGAGAAAAAACATATATATACGAAGATCACACCTGAAATTTGTTCAGCATCTCCAACAACAGGTTGAGCCCAGTTTCAGCAATGTTTCTTTCTGTATGCCGAAAAGCCCATATAATTGAATCCATAACAAACTTCAGTTGCTGACATATATTACAAACATCAGGTAGAGATAGCAAATTTTAAAATAGTCATGGTCAACATCAAATGATGACAAATAAATTTACGTGCTATTCGTTTATCATGTTAGAGAAGAGCAAGAAATAGAACCTGACTTGACAAGCAGATCAACGCAGGGAAACAATGAGTAGCTATGGCGCGTAGTAAAGAGAAAAATTTTAGCCTATGCTCTGGGTAGTCTTCAAAGTTTTTCGTAATCATCTGTGCAACAGAATAAAAGGATAAATATAGGTCAGTTGATATCCCACTGCAGGAATCCAACAATTTTACAccaatcaaatttttcaaaactGAAAATCAGCACAAGGGGCACTATTAAAATGATTGTCAACTAGATCACTCAAACCTAGTCAAATGACAAACAATTACTTACTTCTAGTGTGCACTGGAAAACAGCTTCAAATATGTGAGGGATGTCTTCAATCATTGAACCTTTATATCTACAAGTATAAGATAAAAATGAGTGACTTATAATTAAAACAGCTAGTATTAGAATACCCCAGAGATATTTTCGGTCAGGGGTAACCATCAGGAAGACAAAAACAAATGTAGTGCCTACATTAAATataaatgaaaaaagaaaaactGGGACAGAAATTTTACATACTTATTTATAATTGTGGCAAAAAGTGACAAAACCTCTGATTCCCTTGCATCTGGTACATTCCTGGCATAATCTCCCAGAACAGGATCCATCATTGGTGGCACAAATTGTTTTCCAATTTGTGGTTGATCTTCAGCCTTGTCTAAGAATGTCTCGATCAGTTTAAGTATCTCCCTCTTAACCGAACTGCATCAAGAAGAACGCTTACAGAATCAGTACTAATGTGTGATCCAGTTAGAACAATACTAGCATTAACATAATTAACCTTACCGCAGAAGTTTAACATATGAGGTTCTAGATGCAAAAGGTCCCCCTTCTGCAATACTTTTTGAGATAAGCTCACTGTACATCCTGTTGCAGGGAAAACATACATGGGATTTAATATTCACTGAAACAAAATATAACCTAGCCAAATTATTTACTGCTAAGACTAAGTACCACACCAAAACAATATGAAGACTTAGAAGCAAAAAGAAGATACCTGTACACGTTCAACATGTCCAAAAAGATCAATGTGATTTGGGGCAGGAAAAATGTTCCTAAAGAAGATGCAACACTTGTATTTGTCTGCAGTTTGGAAGTGACATCAATAACAAGCTTATTGTCATATTAGGAGATAAAACCAAGAAAAACTATAGACCATGGGGATAAAAATAATTAGAGAAGAAATATAAAATTAATCATGTAACCAAAAATGTTAAAAGTTTTGAAAATAGTTGCTTCATGTCATGGTACTTGTCTCTACAAAACAGGGACTTTGGTATTATGAGGTGCTCACGTTCCACATTGAGTAGTAAGGAATGTCTGGTGGAGTATTTATGTGGCTTGGTCCATCTCCCTTGATAGGTGGCTATTAAGAGAGGGTTCTCAAAGTGGTTGAATACTTATCAATTGGTTTAAGTCTGATTGACAGTGACTCCAAAAGGGCTACCCACAAATGAGGTGACCGAAAAGATTTGAATACATCACAGTCGAGTGAACCTCCGGGTTGTTGGCTCTGAAGAGCGGTGCTATGATAGAGACCTGGGTATTATGGGGCGCCTGAGCCCCACATCAAGTAATATAGACATAAATGTTGAACTTCATAGAGTAAAGATCAAACAACACATCAAGGAAATAACATTTACAGATAACAGAAACATGTAGAACTTATATTTCAAATGGTCTTCAAACATGAAAAATGAAATATATCAAAGAGTCTATAGCACAGTCACACTAAATATAACGACGAAGTTATACCTGCAATATATTAAGCACAGTTCGGATGACATCTTGATCCTTAAGGAAGTCAACATTTTGACGTGCCTGTCCAATAATTTCCAGCCATTTCTGCAGAAGATTATTGAGATATATAACATTATAACACTTGGATTACTACAAATAATGTGGTGTTCATTAAACTAACATTAAAAGGATATTGGTAATAATTATATGGCTACTCTAGAAAGAAAAGAACCTGATACGGAAGTACCATCAACCGCTGAAGATATTCATCTCTCTTTTGTGAATCAGACTCTGCTTGAATCATGCTGCCAACCTACAACGGGATATGTGCAACGGAAGTATTAACGTACAGTATAGTACAAAAAATTACAATCAAAGAAATTGAGATAAAAGAGAGAAAGATGGATACAGATTCATAGAAAGTGTGTATTTGATGGGGTTCAAGATCTGCAATTGTAGTTGGAAGGCCGGATAAGAGTTCAGACACAAATGGCTCATTCTCCCCAACCTGAAATAATGACCGCAgttattatgtttatttttaaaaaatatcaAGAGCTGAATATGTACTTAAGAGACAAACAAAAGTCTCCCTTGGGAGTATAACAAATAAAGAGAAGTGGCCCATTTTACCTGGGTAATTACAAACTTTCGCCTACACTTTTGGACTATTTTCAAAAATGTATCACAGGCCATATCCTGATACAGATGTACATGAAACAAAAACTAAATTAAGCTTAAATAATTCCAAGCAGAAGATGTTTTCTATACATAACAAAATATTTTGAACATCAAAGAATGTCTCTgtttaaattatttaaataaaagTAACAACTCAGAAGCAAACATGAAGAAGTATTCATATTCATAATACACTAGAAATAAAAGATGTCGTAATCATACTTAAAAATCAAACCTGAAAATACAGATCTCAAATTGAGTCATTtgacaacaacaacaaaaaaaatcAGATGACACATGAAAAACTACCACACACTAGGTTAATTTAATCAAACTATACAAATATCACTTGAGATAACAGACATGTAGAGACTGGCAGAAAACCTAAAGGAAGAAAATAACAACCTGAACTCCAGGATGTGTTTCATGCATAAACTCAAACAACTTATTCACAACAGTTTTTAGAAACTTCCAATGAGCTCTTAAAAACCGTGGATACTGCCCTACAACATACCTGCCAACAGACAATACTATATATTATTCAACAAAGAAACAGAAACTTCGTCAAATAGCACATGAAAACAAACAAATCTTACATGATATTACTTGCAATAACAGCTTTGTTATCTTTGCCTTTTGTTATTTCACAAAGATTTAATAAATCACGAATGACCAAAACCAAGAATCTGTTTTCCTGCAACAAAAGCAAGATTTGATCACTTAAGCTCTAGATGCTAAAAACTAAATATTAGATCCAATAAAAGAATATACAAGACAAACACTGATGTCAAACAAATTTAATCAGAAAAAATATTGGATAAAATTGAGTTTCATGCACACAAATTAAAGTTTAGGAAACAGTCATTTATAGTCCGTGCTAAAAGTCAGAAAAATAATATTAAAGACATCAGGACTCTGAAGTAAGTCAGTAACAGAAATACCTTCAGCCAAAACTAAATTTAGAAAACCCTTATGTGAAATTCACCAATTAAATAATTGCACCAAGTTCACTGAACAAAAAAGCCTGGAAATCTGCTAACTTGCAAAGTAGCGGGAACAAATGTGTCAGACTGCTCCTATGTCACCAACTAATATGTTTTATGGTCAAGGATAGAATTGAGAAAACTGTTCATGTCGTCATACTTTCACCAGAGTCACCAGttcaaaaatcaaaatagcaGCACCATATCTCTGTTACTACATGTCGCAATAGGTGGCTGCTGGGGAGTGCTGCAACTGTCGAAACAAAAACTTCAGCCAATGTTCGTGGCCATATTCTCTAGCTAAACCGGGGTTTATCCATACATTTGGCCGCCAATTTCTGAGTCTTCAATCCAATTTTATGGATGACCGCATATTTCTATGTATTTGTGAATTCAAAAAATAATAAGGTTTGAAATCTTTGTCAATCAGTCTTGCAAAAAAACTGGCCCGTGTGTATTGAACTCTATTGTATGATGATTAGACCCAGTGACCCATTCCTCTCCTTCTCACTCCCCCCTCTCTCTCTGTTCAGTCCTTTCTTCACAGTTTTCTGTTATTTTCTTGTGTCATGCTCATTCTTCTTCCTCCTTTGTTCACATTCTCCTAGTTAGTAATCAAATTGTTCAGGTATTTTCTTTTAAACTCATAATTTTCCCTTTTTCTTTCTACTCTATTCTTGTGTTTATCATTGTACTTCACAATCGTGGTGATTATATCTTAGATTGTTGGTGTTTGTAGATTTAAACTACAACTTTGGGAAAAACTTCATCGGGAAAGAGTGGGTCTACAGGGAAATAATCGTACCATTCCtatattaatattttaatattaaatGTTAACAATTATGAATATCTTAATATTGAGAAAATCAACAATCTAGTGTTGAATGTTAATGTGCAGAATCCAATCATCCTACTATTCGTACACATAATGACATGGGATTTATAACATATTCTTCATGTTAGAACAAGTGACAAAAAACAAGCATAGCAATAAAAGAAAAATGGATTAGGAATATTCTATAATTCCTCATAATATGTTAGAACCAATATTCTAACAGGAGTAACGGAAAACAGGAGCTTGTTGAACAATTGGTTTATTTGTAATACCTGTTCTTCTACCATGGAACCCGAGATAGATCCTATTGCCCAGCATAATGTGTTCAAAGTGTTCCATGTCAAATCTTTACCACTTAGTTGCTTATTTAATTTTCCAAGCATCTGTACATTTACAATACATTAGACCATTACATTAAGGAATGCTATTTATAAAGAGGCACAAATGTAACAATTTCAAAACTCTTAAGAATGTGTGGTTGGACCTAACTCAACCCTATAAAACCGACTTGTAGGGTGAGGATTacccccacttataaacacatgttcaggccatagattgtccgatgtgggactcttaacaccCTCTCTCACGCCCAGGATTTGGATCTGGGGCGTGGAATTAAATGGTGGATGGTCCAATGGATCTTAAACGATGCTCTGATATCATCTTAAGAATGTGTGGTTGGGCCTACCTCAGACCtacaaaaccggcttgtagggtgaggattgcccccacttataaacacatgttcaagCCATAgattgtccgatgtgggactcttaacaatATCAATTTATAGGAACTCAAAATGAAAACATATTTGTGTAACATTAACTAAATCTCAGTCAAGCTTAATAATTTTATTGTTAAAGAGTAACGAAACAATTTCCATCCTAATTTGGCCATTagatgaaaaaaaattaaatagcTCGTAAATGATATAAATCCCcatataataaaatttaaaatgCATACAAAAGAAGCATCACCATGACTTTTCATTCCCCTGACAGAACAAGATGAGATCAGTTCTTTCTGATTTACATACCTGCTTTTCAGTATCCTGATGATCCAGATGTGCCAAATAAATAAGAGTTTCCCTCATAATCTGTATAATGATTGAACTTGGATTAGTACAAATTGCTTGAGAGAAAGAACCATAATATATGTATAACTAACATTATTTAACCTAGAAATGTCTCAAATTTAATTTGTATAAATCATCGTCTACAACACAATATTCAGATGAAAATGGCTTCAAGACTGTGTCCATCTATATGTTAGCACTGGTCAGATTTAGCCTTACTACCTTGTACTGAACGAGAACATCACTGTCTTTCATGGTTTCACGGACTATATTCCCATTTTCATCTTCAACTATGAGAACCTCTTCTGGTTTAGCCATACGACAGATCATAAGCATCCTCAACTTAGACATGGGACCAGCATAAAGCTGTCGGCGCTGAAGAGGCTGGCCATCAACCATACCAGGAGGCGTTACTGACACCTGTTAATTCCATTACAAATATAGACCAATGTCATTCTAGGAAAGATGAAAATAATACATCGGGATCACAAGAGATATTCAGACTAAAATATCTACATGTTCGGCCAAAATATAATGTTGCAAGATATACTGAAGCTCCtagaaaacaaagaaataaaataaaatactGCAAGGTTTAGAGTTCCTAAGAACATAATTGAATACCATTTTTACACAATGTATATTCCAAAATCATGGTTGCTGGCTTAAGACCTACTGATCCAAACTCTATCTTGCAAACTCAACTTACAATGGTAATCAAATAAATTTAAAACAAATCAGAACAGATTGTGTATACAAAACAAACAGTATGGAAAAATTGCAATGGTTAAGACAGGGAGAATAGAGTTACAGAGGGATACAAGGATAAGCAAAATTCATTAAAAAGGGGGGAGAAGTAAGCAACAACACATCAGAATATAGTGAATGATGACAGAAATATCTGCCAAGTTACAAGCAAATGATGACGAACGGTGAACATTCAACAAAACAGCAGCATCAACTCTCAATGTTCCATGTGAATATACTACAACACCGAGTACACTAACGGAAAGAATCCTATTTTGCTACATATAAGTGTATTGGTTGTGTAAAAGAAATAGTTGGATTCTAACCATCAAGGAACAAAGATTTGATGCGTCATTAGAGAGAGTACCTGAGAAACCATCATGTTTGTGGCTGCTACAGCAGAATTCTCCAAGCTACGGTTTGGCTGAAAAAGTTCTGACACCAAGATATTCCAATAGTCCAGACAGACCTGGTATTTTTAACAAATAAACGAAATATATGACTAGTGCATATTGAGAACAGGaggaagagaaataaacatgCATGCAAGATAAAGTCATAAAAGGCTATTGGAATGGGGATGCTTTTGGGGACAAGAGAGAAGAAAGCTCTATTAACATAACTTGAGGAATGAGCACATAAGGTCTGAGTACTCATAAGATTAAAACATGCAGAGCAATGAAACACATATCAACTTCATACCTTGAAAACCTCAATATCATCCACATATGAGATGTTGATAAGATATTCAAGACCCAATAGTAAAGCAGAGATATTCTCTTGAGTGGATTCCAGAATTCGGATGTGAACCTGCATAAACAGATAAAAATGTTTATAGTGTTAACACCCATCAAGCATACAGGAAACCTAATATGGAAGCAAAAGAGAGAAAGAGGAAGAGGAGGAGCTACACAATATAGAAAAGGAAATTTGGGCACCACAGTATAAGATACAAAATAAGGGTTCATTTTTAAAAATGCCAGCACAAGCATAATATAGCTGATACTGCATAAGAACTACTGGAAAGATATATTAGAGAAAACAATAGAAAAGTTCATGTGTATTTGATATTGTG includes these proteins:
- the LOC127120882 gene encoding protein EXPORTIN 1A, producing MAAEKLRDFSQPIDVPLLDATVDAFYGTGSKEQRTAADQILRELQNNPDMWLQVMHILQHTQNLNTKFFALQVLEGVIKYRWNALPVEQRDGMKNFISDVIVQLSGNEASFRTERLYVNKLNIILVQILKHEWPARWRNFIPDLVSAAKTTETICENCMAILKLLSEEVFDFSRGEMTQQKIRELKQSLNSEFQLIHELCLYVLSVSQRTELIRATLSTLHAFLSWIPLGYIFESSLLETLLKFFTMPAYRNLTLQCLTEVASLQFGNFYDAQYVKMYNIFMVQLQTILPPTTNMPEAYAHGSSEEQAFIQNLALFFTLFYKVHIRILESTQENISALLLGLEYLINISYVDDIEVFKVCLDYWNILVSELFQPNRSLENSAVAATNMMVSQVSVTPPGMVDGQPLQRRQLYAGPMSKLRMLMICRMAKPEEVLIVEDENGNIVRETMKDSDVLVQYKIMRETLIYLAHLDHQDTEKQMLGKLNKQLSGKDLTWNTLNTLCWAIGSISGSMVEEQENRFLVLVIRDLLNLCEITKGKDNKAVIASNIMYVVGQYPRFLRAHWKFLKTVVNKLFEFMHETHPGVQDMACDTFLKIVQKCRRKFVITQVGENEPFVSELLSGLPTTIADLEPHQIHTFYESVGSMIQAESDSQKRDEYLQRLMVLPYQKWLEIIGQARQNVDFLKDQDVIRTVLNILQTNTSVASSLGTFFLPQITLIFLDMLNVYRMYSELISKSIAEGGPFASRTSYVKLLRSVKREILKLIETFLDKAEDQPQIGKQFVPPMMDPVLGDYARNVPDARESEVLSLFATIINKYKGSMIEDIPHIFEAVFQCTLEMITKNFEDYPEHRLKFFSLLRAIATHCFPALICLSSQQLKFVMDSIIWAFRHTERNIAETGLNLLLEMLNKFQASEFCNQFYRTYFLTIEQEIFAVLTDTFHKPGFKLHVLVLQHLFCLAESGALTEPLWDAATNPYPYPSNADFVREFTIKLLSTSFPNMTNAEVTQFVNGLFKSTNDLSTFKTHIRDFLIQSKEFSAQDNKDLYAEEAAAQRERERQRMLSIPGLIAPIELQDEMVDS